The Eubacteriaceae bacterium Marseille-Q4139 genome has a window encoding:
- a CDS encoding helix-turn-helix transcriptional regulator has product MNVKQAAAKRIELLCKERGMAYNELANVCGVTPSTIYSIFDDTRKNITLSTVKKICDGFEISLGDFFTHPIFEMLEQEIQ; this is encoded by the coding sequence ATGAATGTGAAACAAGCAGCGGCAAAAAGAATTGAATTACTTTGTAAGGAAAGGGGAATGGCCTATAATGAACTGGCAAATGTCTGTGGAGTAACGCCATCGACTATTTATAGTATCTTTGATGATACTAGAAAAAATATTACCCTTTCGACCGTGAAAAAAATCTGTGATGGCTTTGAGATCAGTCTAGGAGATTTTTTTACACACCCCATTTTTGAAATGCTGGAGCAGGAGATACAATAA
- a CDS encoding DUF4397 domain-containing protein, producing MADSTTNAGSMGNQTADQTCAGCMPTWPDISGIPTTPIATNTPPVAPLPGDDIAGIPTTPIATNTPPVAPLPGDWGFWPNFPFPVPTFPSSGLTSQVRFLNATTNGSTLEVFIDNRNVLSGSTFATVSVYITVTDGFHTITIRQTSGQTLFQQTQAFVAGERMTMVILDAANGVSLARVSDMGCTNIPSGYGCLRVANMSYNGSNYDVRTFNNQVAFSGVGFREVTSFKQTAAGNYSFFVTSSQISFTAIRELPILVLSAIIGSGCTSCTVNNPLLTFNVSVEAGKAYTSYIIGNPWSNMYRVFTLES from the coding sequence ATGGCTGATTCAACCACCAACGCCGGCAGCATGGGAAACCAGACTGCCGACCAGACCTGTGCGGGCTGCATGCCCACCTGGCCGGATATCTCAGGCATTCCCACAACACCCATTGCCACCAATACGCCGCCTGTGGCTCCCCTTCCCGGCGATGACATCGCAGGGATTCCGACGACACCCATTGCCACCAACACACCGCCTGTGGCCCCGCTCCCGGGCGACTGGGGATTCTGGCCGAACTTTCCGTTCCCGGTACCCACGTTCCCGTCCTCGGGCCTCACAAGCCAGGTGCGCTTCCTAAATGCCACCACAAACGGATCCACGCTGGAGGTATTCATTGATAACCGGAATGTCCTTTCCGGCTCCACCTTTGCCACCGTGTCCGTGTACATCACCGTCACCGACGGTTTCCACACCATTACCATCCGCCAGACCTCCGGGCAGACTTTGTTCCAGCAGACCCAGGCCTTTGTCGCCGGCGAGCGGATGACGATGGTAATCCTGGATGCTGCAAACGGCGTGAGCCTGGCGCGCGTCTCCGACATGGGCTGCACCAATATTCCTTCGGGCTACGGCTGCCTGCGGGTCGCCAACATGTCCTACAACGGCTCCAACTACGATGTCCGTACCTTCAACAACCAGGTGGCCTTCTCAGGCGTCGGCTTCCGGGAAGTTACCTCCTTTAAACAGACGGCAGCCGGGAATTACAGCTTCTTTGTGACAAGCTCACAGATCTCCTTTACTGCCATCCGGGAGCTTCCCATCCTCGTCCTGTCGGCCATCATCGGTTCCGGCTGCACCTCCTGCACCGTGAACAATCCGCTTCTCACGTTCAATGTAAGCGTCGAGGCCGGCAAGGCATATACCAGCTATATTATCGGAAATCCCTGGTCCAACATGTACCGGGTTTTCACCCTCGAAAGCTGA
- a CDS encoding tyrosine-type recombinase/integrase → MNKVNLTDLAILQDALLNGIINVEDVRRALTMKKEEYYLSLHKYEIYQGKDGKWYTYLPDSRQKQGRRKLKRTSEMAIRQAVIDFYKEQEKREQGKEITLRELYPIWIEWKGAHTRATTSIRRFNCDWKKFYIPYPKLIDKPIVELTVNELDIWAHRLIKQYNMTKTCYYTMTILIRQMLDYAVEPLGIIPVNPFRQIKLQKKMLRKPAKKNDESQVFLLDETPRIIETALADFNSNPLNTAPLTVPLGFLTGLRLGEMAAIKESDIVGNVLYVQRMEEEVYDYSDLEHIRLIERAVVENTKTEAGVREVPLVPQALKIIEAVKLSNRMNGWPENGFLFLNKGQRMTTRTIKYRISKYCKQCDIMEKSFHKVRKTYISALIDSGININEIRKAVGHTDERTTFSNYCYNRVGKQETTALFENALVNENGISDCRIAI, encoded by the coding sequence ATGAATAAAGTAAATTTAACTGACTTGGCAATCTTGCAAGACGCATTGCTCAATGGTATAATCAACGTCGAGGACGTGCGACGGGCGTTGACAATGAAGAAAGAAGAATATTATTTATCGTTGCACAAATATGAAATTTATCAGGGAAAGGACGGGAAATGGTACACTTATTTGCCGGATAGCCGTCAAAAGCAGGGAAGACGAAAATTAAAACGTACTTCGGAAATGGCGATCCGGCAGGCGGTCATTGACTTTTACAAAGAGCAGGAGAAACGGGAGCAGGGAAAAGAAATAACTCTGCGGGAATTATATCCAATCTGGATTGAATGGAAAGGCGCTCATACACGCGCTACAACGTCCATACGGCGTTTTAACTGTGATTGGAAGAAATTCTATATTCCTTATCCAAAACTCATAGATAAGCCCATTGTAGAGCTTACTGTGAACGAATTGGATATATGGGCGCATAGGCTTATTAAACAGTACAACATGACGAAAACCTGCTACTATACTATGACAATCCTAATTCGGCAAATGCTGGACTATGCTGTGGAGCCTCTTGGGATTATTCCCGTAAATCCATTCCGGCAAATTAAGCTGCAAAAGAAAATGCTCCGAAAACCGGCAAAGAAAAATGATGAATCCCAGGTATTCCTTTTGGATGAAACACCCAGGATAATAGAAACGGCCTTGGCGGATTTTAACAGCAATCCTCTGAATACTGCCCCTTTGACCGTTCCTCTAGGATTCTTGACCGGTTTGCGTCTGGGCGAAATGGCGGCAATTAAAGAATCGGATATTGTAGGCAATGTGCTTTACGTTCAGCGAATGGAAGAAGAAGTCTATGATTACTCTGACTTGGAACATATCCGGCTAATTGAGCGGGCTGTGGTGGAGAACACAAAGACAGAGGCCGGCGTCCGGGAAGTTCCGTTAGTTCCGCAGGCACTCAAAATTATTGAGGCCGTCAAACTGTCAAACCGTATGAATGGCTGGCCGGAAAATGGATTTCTCTTTCTGAACAAAGGCCAGCGAATGACTACCCGTACAATCAAATATCGAATTTCAAAATACTGTAAGCAATGCGACATCATGGAAAAGAGTTTCCACAAAGTACGAAAGACTTATATTTCCGCATTGATTGACAGCGGTATCAATATCAATGAAATTCGGAAAGCGGTAGGCCATACGGATGAGCGCACTACATTTTCTAATTACTGTTATAACCGTGTGGGAAAGCAGGAGACAACGGCTCTCTTTGAAAATGCTTTAGTCAATGAAAACGGAATATCGGATTGCAGAATTGCGATTTGA
- a CDS encoding IS1182 family transposase: protein MTSKLKYHKNYTEFGEPYQLVLPLNLEGLVPDDDSVRLLSHELEDLDYSLLYQAYSAKGRNPAVDPKTMFKILTYAYSQNIYSSRKIETACRRDINFMWLLAGQKAPDHSTIARFRTGFLADACENLFYQMVCRLEASGELSKETVFIDGTKLEACANKYTFVWKKSVGKWEAKMYERIQEAVCLLNQDYICGFHVGEESRTQDLQEICRFLEERCRLDGTILVHGRGKRKSRNQKYLELFRRFLERQTIYDWHTASFQGRNNYCKTDPDATFMHMKDDHMRNAQLKPGYNVQIAVDSEYIVAAGIFQDRNDVWTLVPFLKNMEVNLGFRYPSVTADSGYESEEAYEYLKSQGQIPYIKPQTYEKWKKRSFKKDISKRENMAYKEETDTYTCHAGKTLREVFKKKQKSKSGYPSEVTVYECEDCGGCPYKKKCTRAKGNKRLYLSKNFLKKRRESYENIISEKGIQYRTNRSIQVEGAFGVLKNDYEFQRFLLRGKTKVKLEILLLCLGYNLNKLHAKIQNGRTGSHLFEVKTA from the coding sequence ATGACCAGTAAATTAAAATACCATAAAAATTATACCGAATTCGGTGAGCCTTATCAACTGGTTTTGCCATTAAATTTGGAAGGTTTGGTTCCTGATGATGATTCTGTTCGACTGCTGAGCCACGAATTGGAGGATTTAGATTACAGCTTGCTGTATCAGGCTTACTCTGCCAAAGGCAGAAATCCGGCAGTGGACCCAAAGACCATGTTCAAGATCCTGACTTATGCCTATTCCCAGAACATCTATTCATCCAGAAAAATTGAAACCGCATGCAGACGCGACATCAACTTTATGTGGCTGCTTGCCGGACAAAAAGCACCGGATCACAGCACCATTGCCCGTTTCCGAACCGGTTTTCTGGCAGATGCCTGTGAAAATCTGTTCTACCAGATGGTCTGCCGCCTGGAAGCAAGCGGAGAATTATCAAAAGAAACCGTATTTATTGATGGGACAAAACTGGAAGCCTGTGCCAATAAATATACCTTCGTCTGGAAGAAATCGGTGGGGAAATGGGAAGCAAAGATGTACGAACGGATTCAGGAGGCAGTCTGTCTTCTGAACCAGGATTATATCTGCGGGTTCCATGTGGGAGAGGAAAGCCGTACCCAGGATCTTCAGGAAATCTGCCGGTTTCTGGAAGAACGATGCCGTCTGGATGGGACGATTTTGGTACATGGAAGAGGAAAACGCAAAAGCCGGAATCAAAAATATCTGGAACTGTTCCGCCGGTTTCTGGAACGCCAGACGATCTATGACTGGCATACAGCTAGTTTCCAGGGCCGGAATAACTACTGCAAGACGGATCCGGATGCCACTTTTATGCACATGAAGGATGATCATATGAGGAATGCCCAGCTGAAACCTGGATATAACGTCCAGATCGCAGTGGACAGCGAATACATTGTGGCAGCTGGGATTTTTCAGGATCGGAATGATGTATGGACACTGGTGCCGTTTCTGAAAAACATGGAAGTGAACCTGGGATTTCGATATCCCAGTGTGACTGCGGATTCGGGGTATGAAAGCGAAGAGGCTTATGAATATCTGAAAAGCCAGGGTCAGATCCCTTACATCAAACCGCAGACCTACGAAAAATGGAAAAAGAGAAGTTTTAAGAAAGACATCAGCAAACGGGAAAATATGGCGTATAAGGAAGAGACAGACACCTACACCTGCCATGCAGGAAAAACACTGAGAGAAGTGTTTAAAAAGAAGCAGAAAAGCAAAAGCGGCTATCCGTCCGAGGTAACAGTATATGAATGTGAGGATTGCGGCGGATGTCCGTATAAGAAAAAATGTACGAGGGCAAAGGGAAATAAGAGGCTGTATCTTTCCAAAAACTTTTTGAAAAAGCGTCGGGAATCTTATGAGAACATCATAAGCGAAAAAGGGATCCAGTATCGGACAAACCGTTCGATTCAAGTAGAAGGAGCCTTTGGGGTGTTGAAAAACGATTATGAATTCCAGAGATTTCTGCTGAGAGGGAAAACGAAGGTAAAACTGGAGATCCTTCTGCTGTGCCTGGGGTATAATCTGAATAAATTGCATGCTAAGATCCAAAATGGCCGGACAGGAAGCCATCTGTTTGAAGTAAAAACTGCATAG
- a CDS encoding ribonuclease III, whose translation MEESLIRFKEAFHLKDVEAGQYSPLVLAYIGDAVYELIVRTKVVNGGNAQVNKLHKKSAGLVRAPFQAAMVLALKEELTPEELSVYKRGRNARSATMAKNATMTEYRTATGFEALVGWLYLSEQYGRLFELVSRGLVLMGEMSEENTDEI comes from the coding sequence ATGGAAGAGAGCCTGATCCGTTTTAAGGAAGCGTTTCATTTAAAGGACGTGGAGGCGGGCCAGTATTCGCCTTTAGTCCTGGCGTACATCGGGGACGCCGTCTACGAGCTGATCGTCAGGACGAAGGTCGTAAACGGCGGGAATGCCCAGGTGAACAAGCTCCATAAGAAAAGTGCGGGTCTTGTGCGGGCGCCGTTCCAGGCGGCCATGGTTCTGGCTCTTAAGGAGGAGCTGACGCCGGAGGAGCTTTCCGTCTACAAGCGGGGCAGGAACGCCAGGTCGGCTACCATGGCGAAAAATGCCACCATGACGGAGTACAGGACGGCCACAGGCTTTGAGGCGTTGGTGGGCTGGCTGTACCTTTCCGAACAGTATGGGCGGCTTTTTGAACTGGTGAGCCGCGGGCTGGTTCTTATGGGGGAAATGAGCGAGGAGAATACCGATGAGATATGA
- a CDS encoding 2-C-methyl-D-erythritol 2,4-cyclodiphosphate synthase, translated as MRIGQGYDVHRLSEGRRLIIGGVDIPYEKGLLGHSDADVLLHAVMDALLGAAALGDIGRHFPDTDEKYKGISSMELLRHVAVLLQENGFLVENIDATVIAQRPKLFPYREQMVTNIASALGIEENQVNIKATTEEGLGFTGAGEGIAAQAVTLLSTVADYSLEDRLPRGCGGCQGCHGTES; from the coding sequence ATGCGAATCGGACAGGGATATGACGTACACCGTCTTTCAGAGGGACGGCGGCTTATCATCGGCGGGGTAGACATCCCGTATGAAAAAGGCCTTTTGGGCCATTCCGACGCGGACGTGCTGCTCCATGCAGTTATGGACGCTCTCCTGGGCGCCGCGGCGCTCGGCGATATCGGCCGCCACTTCCCGGACACAGACGAGAAATATAAAGGCATTTCCAGCATGGAGCTTCTGCGGCACGTGGCCGTGCTCCTTCAGGAAAACGGTTTCCTGGTGGAAAACATCGACGCGACGGTCATCGCCCAGAGGCCAAAGCTTTTTCCGTACCGGGAACAGATGGTGACAAACATCGCTTCAGCCCTCGGGATCGAGGAAAACCAGGTGAACATCAAGGCCACCACAGAAGAGGGCCTTGGCTTTACCGGCGCCGGTGAGGGCATTGCGGCCCAGGCCGTCACGCTTCTTTCCACGGTGGCGGATTACAGCCTGGAGGACCGGCTTCCACGTGGCTGCGGCGGCTGTCAGGGCTGTCATGGGACGGAAAGCTGA
- the cysS gene encoding cysteine--tRNA ligase has product MKIYNTLSKRKEEFVPVEPGKVKMYVCGPTVYNLIHIGNARPMIVFDTVRRYFEYKGYEVNYVSNFTDVDDKIIKKAIEEGVDADTVSRRYIEECKKDMDAMNIKPATKNPKATEEICGMLEMIGTLIEKGYAYVAKDGTVYFRVRKFKDYGKLSHKNLDDLQSGFRELKVTGEEDKEDSNDFVLWKPKKEGEPFWESPWCEGRPGWHIECSVMAKRYLGEEIDIHAGGEDLIFPHHENEIAQSEAANGKTFAKYWMHNGFLNIDNKKMSKSLGNFFTVREISEKYDLQVLRFFMLSAHYRSPLNFSAELMEASKNGLERILTGVEKLKDLLLKAEGTELTAGELENKKTGEELVAKYEAAMDDDFNTADAISAVFELVKLANSTANENSTAAYVSWLKETIEKLCDIMGIITEKKEEILDSEIEELIAKRQAARKEKNFALADEIRGQLLERGIVLEDTREGVKWKRA; this is encoded by the coding sequence ATGAAAATTTATAATACTCTTTCAAAAAGGAAAGAAGAGTTTGTGCCGGTGGAGCCGGGCAAAGTAAAAATGTATGTGTGCGGCCCGACCGTGTATAATTTAATCCATATCGGGAACGCAAGGCCGATGATCGTCTTTGACACGGTCAGACGGTATTTTGAGTATAAGGGCTATGAGGTGAACTACGTCTCCAACTTCACGGACGTGGACGATAAAATCATCAAAAAAGCCATCGAGGAAGGCGTCGATGCCGACACTGTTTCGAGGCGCTATATCGAGGAATGCAAAAAGGACATGGACGCCATGAACATAAAGCCGGCCACGAAGAACCCGAAGGCCACCGAGGAGATCTGCGGCATGCTGGAGATGATCGGGACGCTGATTGAAAAGGGCTATGCCTATGTGGCAAAGGACGGCACGGTTTATTTCCGTGTGCGGAAATTTAAGGACTACGGAAAGCTGTCCCATAAGAACCTGGACGATCTCCAGTCGGGCTTTCGGGAGCTTAAGGTGACGGGCGAAGAGGATAAGGAGGACAGCAACGATTTCGTGCTCTGGAAGCCGAAAAAGGAAGGCGAGCCTTTCTGGGAGTCCCCCTGGTGCGAGGGCCGTCCCGGCTGGCATATTGAGTGCTCGGTTATGGCGAAGCGCTACCTGGGCGAGGAAATCGACATCCACGCAGGCGGCGAGGATCTGATTTTCCCGCATCATGAAAATGAGATTGCCCAGAGCGAGGCGGCCAACGGAAAGACCTTCGCAAAATACTGGATGCACAACGGATTTTTAAATATTGACAATAAGAAGATGTCCAAGTCCCTCGGAAACTTCTTTACGGTGCGGGAGATCAGCGAAAAATACGATCTCCAGGTGCTCCGCTTCTTCATGTTAAGCGCCCACTACCGCAGCCCGTTAAACTTCAGCGCCGAGCTCATGGAGGCGTCGAAAAACGGCCTTGAGCGGATCCTCACAGGCGTTGAGAAGTTAAAGGACCTGCTTTTAAAGGCTGAGGGCACTGAGCTGACGGCAGGAGAACTGGAAAATAAGAAAACAGGCGAGGAGCTGGTTGCCAAATACGAGGCGGCCATGGACGACGACTTCAACACGGCTGACGCCATTTCCGCCGTCTTTGAGCTTGTGAAGCTTGCAAACTCCACGGCGAATGAGAACAGCACGGCGGCGTATGTGTCCTGGCTTAAGGAGACTATCGAGAAGCTCTGCGATATCATGGGCATCATCACGGAGAAGAAGGAAGAAATCCTGGACTCCGAGATTGAGGAGCTGATTGCAAAGCGGCAGGCGGCAAGGAAGGAGAAGAACTTTGCACTGGCCGATGAGATCCGCGGACAGCTTCTTGAGAGGGGAATTGTCTTAGAGGATACGAGAGAGGGCGTAAAATGGAAGAGAGCCTGA
- a CDS encoding zinc ribbon domain-containing protein, whose product MKKMFCPECGSLVEEGNTFCPECGKEIHRSVPASNEPKNPTFTKASGFFWIRLFMAMTGVILIFAILILIVGLTIAINEGETMIFFIGLSVFVAILYTVTISMVFGSMAMNIEKMTNQFAYIQKAQENQLALLKQLSAQHTKGE is encoded by the coding sequence ATGAAAAAAATGTTTTGTCCAGAATGTGGCAGTTTAGTTGAAGAAGGGAACACTTTCTGTCCGGAATGCGGAAAAGAAATCCATCGGTCGGTTCCTGCTTCAAACGAACCCAAAAATCCTACATTTACAAAAGCATCCGGTTTCTTTTGGATTCGATTATTTATGGCCATGACAGGTGTTATTCTCATTTTTGCCATATTGATCCTGATCGTTGGTTTAACTATTGCAATTAACGAAGGGGAAACCATGATCTTCTTCATAGGATTATCCGTCTTTGTTGCAATTCTATATACCGTAACCATCTCTATGGTATTTGGCTCCATGGCAATGAATATAGAGAAAATGACAAATCAGTTCGCCTATATCCAAAAAGCACAGGAAAATCAGCTGGCACTTTTAAAGCAGCTTTCCGCTCAGCATACAAAAGGAGAATAA
- a CDS encoding diacylglycerol kinase family lipid kinase has translation MYQFIVNPSAGAGRGYLIWKRLEWQLEKERQEYRVFFTENQGDAAEIARKLTADKASAKILVVVGGEGTYNEVLNGVSFQGPLTLGYVPAGFRNALSKGFQSFRQVKRQIRRILHPKYYRMLDYGVLTCGGDDAIFNRRFAGRCGIGLDAAICHNFLCCSARKQMCRFRLTRFLYFFLGLKQLILAKPTKGYILLDGYKKVEFNHIYFMTFKIHREEGKRKKVPENAEVDDGLLTVYVGNSSKKRKMIPILLDVIVGIKKRERGVRIFECREASVRLAKPMAVHVDGESCLCQQDIEVRCIGKKIRMIGMS, from the coding sequence ATGTATCAGTTTATCGTAAATCCCAGCGCAGGCGCGGGAAGGGGCTATCTTATATGGAAAAGACTGGAATGGCAGCTTGAGAAGGAACGGCAGGAGTACCGTGTCTTTTTTACGGAGAATCAGGGGGATGCTGCGGAAATCGCAAGGAAGCTGACGGCCGATAAAGCCAGTGCCAAGATCCTTGTGGTGGTAGGCGGGGAGGGGACGTACAACGAAGTATTGAATGGCGTTTCCTTTCAGGGGCCGCTGACCCTGGGGTATGTGCCGGCCGGTTTCCGCAATGCGCTTTCCAAAGGCTTCCAGTCCTTCCGCCAGGTGAAACGGCAGATCCGGCGGATCCTGCACCCGAAATATTACCGGATGCTGGATTACGGCGTGCTGACCTGCGGCGGCGACGATGCTATCTTCAACCGAAGGTTTGCCGGCCGGTGCGGGATTGGCCTGGATGCGGCCATCTGCCATAATTTTCTCTGCTGCTCTGCGAGAAAGCAGATGTGCCGGTTCCGCCTGACGCGGTTCCTCTACTTCTTCCTCGGCTTAAAGCAGCTCATCCTGGCAAAGCCGACGAAGGGCTATATTCTGCTGGATGGGTATAAAAAGGTAGAGTTTAACCATATCTATTTCATGACGTTCAAGATCCACAGGGAGGAAGGCAAGCGGAAAAAGGTGCCTGAAAACGCGGAAGTAGACGACGGCCTTCTTACGGTATATGTGGGGAATTCCTCGAAGAAGCGGAAGATGATCCCGATCCTTTTGGATGTGATTGTCGGAATTAAAAAGCGGGAGCGGGGCGTTCGGATCTTTGAGTGCCGGGAGGCCTCGGTGCGTCTTGCAAAGCCCATGGCTGTCCATGTGGACGGCGAGAGCTGCCTCTGCCAGCAGGATATTGAGGTGCGGTGCATCGGGAAGAAGATCCGGATGATTGGAATGAGCTAA
- the rlmB gene encoding 23S rRNA (guanosine(2251)-2'-O)-methyltransferase RlmB codes for MRYEELTIEGRNAVLEAFRAGKTIDRLFVLDGCQDGPVRTIVREAKKHDTIITFTAKERLDQMSETGHHQGVIAYAAAYEYAEVSEILEAAKKKGEPPFLFLLDGIEDPHNLGAIIRTANLAGAHGVIIPKRRAAGLTATVARTSAGALNYTPVAKVTNLASTIEELKKEGLWFVCADMGGESMYRLNLTGPIGLVIGNEGEGVSRLVKEKCDMTASIPMKGDIDSLNASVAAGVLAYEIVRQRLNG; via the coding sequence ATGAGATATGAAGAACTGACGATTGAAGGCCGCAATGCCGTTTTGGAGGCCTTCCGGGCCGGGAAGACCATTGACCGGCTGTTTGTGCTGGACGGATGCCAGGACGGGCCGGTGAGGACGATTGTCCGTGAGGCCAAAAAGCATGACACGATTATCACCTTTACGGCCAAGGAGCGTCTCGACCAGATGTCGGAGACGGGCCACCATCAGGGCGTCATCGCCTATGCGGCGGCTTATGAATACGCAGAGGTGAGCGAAATCCTGGAGGCTGCGAAAAAGAAGGGGGAACCGCCGTTTCTCTTCCTTCTTGACGGCATAGAAGATCCTCACAACCTCGGCGCCATCATCCGGACGGCGAACCTGGCCGGTGCCCACGGTGTCATCATCCCCAAGCGTCGTGCCGCCGGTCTTACGGCCACGGTGGCGCGGACGTCTGCCGGGGCTTTAAACTATACGCCGGTGGCGAAGGTGACGAATCTGGCGTCCACCATTGAGGAGCTGAAAAAAGAAGGGCTTTGGTTCGTCTGCGCTGACATGGGCGGCGAGTCCATGTACCGGCTGAACCTGACGGGGCCCATCGGCCTTGTGATCGGGAACGAGGGCGAAGGCGTCAGCCGTCTTGTAAAGGAAAAGTGCGATATGACGGCGTCGATTCCCATGAAGGGTGACATTGATTCCCTCAATGCGTCGGTGGCGGCCGGCGTTCTGGCGTATGAGATTGTGCGGCAGAGGCTTAACGGCTAA
- a CDS encoding IS1182 family transposase, producing the protein MLTFKDYTTDQLQLPLSFEDFIPENHLVRVVNTIVDSLDLSSLYGRYKEGGCPAYHPRMMLKVMIYSYSQKVYSSRMIAKALRENVNFMWIAGGNQPDFRTVNRFRLHMKDIIEDVFFEVVKLLIEKNYIKLQNYFLDGTKIEANANKYSFVWNKSVRNYDRKLDEKIKNHLREIDRIVAEENQIYLEEDLEEKGEHTQITAEQVAAVVESIDKKLEQEPGNKQLKKKSKEFKKDILPRKQKYEKSLETFRGRNSYSKTDQGATFMRMKEDAMLNGQLKPGYNIQIGTENRYIVGFTIHPNPTDTKTMIPHLRHLEEKLGCLPENVIADAGYGSEENYEYLEEKKVGCYVKYNKFHWEKKKKNRENPYLAENLPYLPESDSFVCRNGKRLVHVGNRKYVTEAGYETRRDYYRCEDCSGCHYASECKHTEKNRTVRVSHRLNELKRKANENLCSEKGLVLRSQRVVEVEQVFGRIKGCWSFRRFHLRGADKVKIEWGLLAIAHNITKMALER; encoded by the coding sequence ATGCTCACATTTAAAGATTATACTACGGATCAATTACAATTACCACTATCTTTTGAAGATTTTATACCGGAAAATCATCTGGTGCGGGTCGTAAATACCATCGTGGACAGTTTGGACCTGTCTTCACTCTACGGCAGATACAAAGAGGGCGGATGCCCTGCTTATCACCCACGGATGATGCTGAAGGTTATGATCTATTCTTATTCTCAGAAAGTTTATTCCTCCCGCATGATCGCAAAAGCTCTTCGTGAAAATGTTAATTTCATGTGGATCGCTGGTGGAAATCAACCGGATTTTCGTACCGTCAATCGCTTTCGCCTTCACATGAAAGACATCATCGAGGATGTGTTCTTTGAAGTGGTCAAACTCCTGATCGAGAAAAACTATATCAAGCTTCAGAATTACTTTTTGGATGGCACAAAGATCGAGGCTAACGCCAATAAGTATTCTTTCGTATGGAACAAGTCCGTCCGTAATTATGACCGGAAACTAGATGAAAAGATCAAGAACCATCTCCGGGAGATCGACCGGATTGTGGCGGAAGAAAATCAGATTTATCTGGAAGAAGACCTGGAGGAAAAGGGGGAGCATACCCAGATCACCGCAGAACAGGTGGCAGCTGTTGTGGAGAGCATCGACAAAAAGTTGGAACAAGAGCCAGGAAATAAACAGCTGAAGAAAAAATCCAAAGAATTTAAAAAGGATATCCTTCCCAGGAAACAGAAATACGAAAAATCCCTGGAAACCTTTCGTGGAAGGAACAGCTATTCAAAAACAGACCAGGGTGCCACTTTTATGAGGATGAAAGAAGATGCCATGTTAAACGGCCAGCTAAAACCTGGCTATAACATCCAGATCGGGACAGAGAACCGATATATCGTGGGCTTTACCATACATCCCAACCCAACCGATACGAAAACAATGATCCCGCACCTAAGGCACCTGGAAGAAAAACTGGGGTGTTTACCGGAAAACGTGATCGCGGATGCAGGATATGGGAGCGAAGAGAATTATGAATATTTAGAAGAAAAGAAGGTAGGCTGTTATGTAAAATACAACAAATTTCACTGGGAGAAGAAAAAGAAAAACCGGGAGAACCCTTATCTGGCGGAGAATCTGCCCTATCTGCCGGAATCAGACAGCTTTGTCTGCAGAAATGGGAAACGGCTGGTGCATGTGGGAAACCGAAAATATGTAACAGAAGCCGGCTATGAAACTAGGCGGGATTATTACCGGTGTGAAGACTGCAGCGGCTGCCACTATGCATCAGAATGTAAGCATACGGAAAAGAACCGCACGGTCCGGGTATCCCACCGGTTGAATGAACTGAAAAGAAAAGCAAACGAGAACCTTTGTTCCGAAAAAGGACTGGTACTGCGTTCACAAAGGGTTGTGGAAGTGGAACAGGTCTTTGGGAGGATCAAAGGCTGTTGGTCGTTCCGTCGTTTTCACTTGCGCGGAGCGGATAAGGTAAAAATAGAGTGGGGACTGTTAGCAATCGCCCATAACATCACAAAGATGGCGCTGGAGAGATGA